ctaagatcgggaaggtataacattcGCCAATCGCCTTATTATTGGAAAAAGGCATTTTCCCTGAAATAAATCCATGTTGGCCAAGTTGGTTTGAGTGACTTATGAATGAGACACTTCCTTGTGTGAATTCCTTtcctaaaactaaatattttttagcaaCATTATTGTGCCAGATGTACCTGGTTTTATTAGCTACGCATCCCCAGTTTACTTACTTAATATCTATATAATGATAAGAAATAAAGCTGGTATTAAGTCATTTGAAGAAACACCTCTTTAGGGCTCGATAGAGACTGTCGCCAGACACCAATTACCGGCCTCAGTCGGAAACTCTTTCTTTGTCCTATTGCGGGGGTGCCATAATGCCGCTCCCGGATTTTCGGTGTTTGAAGAGTATTAGAACTATACGACCCATAAGATAATGTTATATATTGAGCTACTGAGGCCCCTTCGTTTGCATCAGTAGCTAGCTGGCGATTGTGGCGGGTGCGCACTTTGAAATGGATCTTGAGAAAGTCCTGGACAAGTGCGGGAGCTTCGGGCCCTATCAGATTCTACTGCTGGGCCTCTTCGGATACACAAACATTGTCTCTTCCTTGCACTACTTTTCACAGACTCTCATCAGTTTTACACCACCCTTCAGGTAAAAATCTGCAACTTCATGGTTACTAAATATTTCCATTAATACGCTTTGTTTTTAGATGTTCTTTGTCAACTGCAGATTTTTCAGAGAATGACACCTCGGTGGAGACTTGTACTTTTAAGCAATATAATGGCCAAGTTTCAAAGTGCTACTCTTGGCAATACGAAAGGGAAGAAAACTATGAAAGCATCACAACAGAAGTAAATATTACACACAATTATCATCGTTATcgttaaatattatatatttagcTCGATTGGGTCTGCGACGAAGCCTTTAACCTGGCTGTGGGGCAATCCTTTTTCTTCGTGGGCTCTGTAATGGGGAGCATCTTCTTTGGATATCTCGCAGATCGCATTGGAAGACTACCAGCCTGCATTTTGACTACCTTGACAGGGGCAGCTGGAGACTTCTTGACCTCTTTTGTGAGTGATCTACCATGGTTTTCATTTACCCGCTTTGTTTCGGGACTTTCGTTGGACACTCAATATGTCCTGATGTATATTTTGGGTAAGTTCAGTGgcattgataaaaaaaaaggtaaaatgaaaagctaattttttgtagttttcgAGTACCTGAGTCCTAAACACCGTACGTTTGGATTGAACATCATCCTGGCCCTATTCTACTGCTTTGGTCTGATGATCTCGCCGTGGATAGCCATTTGGCTAGGAAGCTGGCGAAAATACCTTTGGGCAACTTCCCTGCCAGCTCTGGGAATGCTAATTTACCCTTTTTGTCTCCACGAAAGTGTTGAATGGCTGCTGACCAAAGGAAAATTCGACAAGGCCGCTAACAATCTGCGCAGTATTGCCAAAATGAATGGCCGAAAAGTAGACGACGCTGTTTTCGatgaatttattaaattctaCACTTTAAAGCTAAAAAGTAATCAGAAGGCGAACAAAGACACTTTCATGGGAATGCTGAAAACGCCGAGGCTCAGGAGGTTTACAATAACTCTTCTAATTAAATCGTGAGTGAAGAAATGTACTTTGATATAATCTTTATACAATATtggatacatttttttccagAGTGATCATCACACTGGCTTTTGATATCCTGAATCGCAATGTTGAAGGCGTAGGAACTTCTCCTTTTAAGCTTTTCTCCTACACAGGAATCTGCTATTTTCCAGCGGGTCTATCCCTTATACTGTTCCAGAATAGAATCGGAAGAAAAGGAATGGCATTTGCCTCTCTTTTCGGAGGCGGCATTATTACAGCTGTCACTGGTTACCTGGTGGGCACCCTCGATCCGGCGAAGTACTCATTGCTCCTGGCCATCATGGTGGGCTTGGGTCGTTTCGGAGGTTCCGTCGCCTACGATGCAGAGGCCCAGTATGCGGCAGAGATTATACCTACCAGTGTCCGAGGCAGAGGAGTGGCCAACATTCATGTTATAGGCTATGGGTTCGGGTTCTTCAGTTCATACATCATCTATCTGGGCACAATTTACAAGCCCCTGCCTTCGTTCCTGCTCAGTTTCTTGCTCTTCATTGGAGCCGCCTTGTGCCTCAGTCTACCAGAAACTTTACACAAGTAAGTATCGTAAGAGTAATTTAGATTTTCCATAGATCTGTATCTTATGTTTTTCCTAGGAAACTACCACAAACTTTGGAGGAAGGAGAGGTATTTGCAAAAGGCGAGAAGTGGTACTACTTTCCCTGCTTTTCGCGCCAAAAGCATTTCAACAAATCCGAATCTCAGTTGGAGTCAGCTCATTAGATTATAAAATAGTTTTACTaagccaataaaaaaataataaaaaaaaaacaaatggtATTATAAACAAATCCCTCACAAAGCTTTTTCTACAAGTTTGTTTGGTTATTCACACGTTTGATCCTCAGCTCAGACGCACATTACGAGTTTTTAGTGTCCATCTGTGAggcttgtttaaataaactcGTTGGTATCGTATGTTCTGAAATAATTTATTGGATTACAGTCTTATAAGATAAGTACGCCC
The Drosophila bipectinata strain 14024-0381.07 chromosome 3R, DbipHiC1v2, whole genome shotgun sequence DNA segment above includes these coding regions:
- the LOC108119832 gene encoding organic cation transporter protein-like translates to MDLEKVLDKCGSFGPYQILLLGLFGYTNIVSSLHYFSQTLISFTPPFRCSLSTADFSENDTSVETCTFKQYNGQVSKCYSWQYEREENYESITTELDWVCDEAFNLAVGQSFFFVGSVMGSIFFGYLADRIGRLPACILTTLTGAAGDFLTSFVSDLPWFSFTRFVSGLSLDTQYVLMYILVFEYLSPKHRTFGLNIILALFYCFGLMISPWIAIWLGSWRKYLWATSLPALGMLIYPFCLHESVEWLLTKGKFDKAANNLRSIAKMNGRKVDDAVFDEFIKFYTLKLKSNQKANKDTFMGMLKTPRLRRFTITLLIKSVIITLAFDILNRNVEGVGTSPFKLFSYTGICYFPAGLSLILFQNRIGRKGMAFASLFGGGIITAVTGYLVGTLDPAKYSLLLAIMVGLGRFGGSVAYDAEAQYAAEIIPTSVRGRGVANIHVIGYGFGFFSSYIIYLGTIYKPLPSFLLSFLLFIGAALCLSLPETLHKKLPQTLEEGEVFAKGEKWYYFPCFSRQKHFNKSESQLESAH